AAGCACCTGCTGATCGAATAGACTTCTGTCTGCTTAGCCGTCCCTAGGTAAGGCGCTTCCCACCCCCTAGCTCCCAGTTCTAAGGGACTTTGAACTTTTGGTTCCCCCATTTACAGCCCTCTGGGCAACAAGAAAGGGAGTTAGGGGGCCTTCGAGAGCAACCTTCCGGCAAATCTGTCGCTGATGATGAGTTTCGCCCGCCACCCTTAAGCAAAAGCAACAACGGCTTGTTCATTTACGACAAATGTTTATGTAGAAGCAGCTCACATATAAGCAAACGCTGTAAATGCTTAAGCAAAAGTAGCAACAGCTTACTCACCTACGACAAATGCTTATGCAAAAGCGTTCACACATAAGCAAACGCTGTAAACGCTTAGGCACAAAGCAGCAACGGCTTATTCATTTACGACAAATGCTTATACAAAAGCAGTTTACGTATGAGCATTTGCAGCAAACACCCAAGCAAAAGCAGCAAATGCTTACTCACTTAAGACAACTGCTTAAGCAAAAGTAGCTTACGCACAAGCATTGGCAGCAACCATTCAAACGTATGGCCCACTAAAAAGAGGCTGCGCCCCAGACCAGAGCACAGCCCCCTTTTTTACCTTAATTACTGGCGCGACTATTTAGCCTTGTTGCTTATCAGACAGCCCCATCAAATTGCAGAGCTTATACACCGCTCTCGCGCCCACATTGCCATCCCACTCGCCATCGCCCACCTCGCATAGGTCAAAGCCAATGATTTGCCGACCACTGCGAATCACTTGGCGGAACAGGCAAAAAGCTTCCTCCAGCTCCAGCCCACCCGGTACAGGCGTGCCTGTGCTGGGGCAAAGCTTGGGGTCAAGGCCATCGGCATCAAAGCTGATGTACACCTGCTGAGGCAGGGCAGAAACAATCTGGTTGCATAGCTCCAGCCAAGGCACTCCAGCGTAGCGTTTCTCCTTCAGCACCGAGTCGTAGTGAGTGACAATTCGGCCTGCAGAGGCGTTGATCAGCGCCACCTCGTCGTGGGAGATATCTCGAATGCCAACCTGCACTAGCTTAGCCATCTGGGGCAGAGCCAGCAGGTTGTTCATGATCGAGGCATGGGAGTACTTAAAGCCCTGATAGGCATAGCGCAGATCGGCGTGGGCATCGACGTGCAAAATGCCAAATTCGGGTGTGACTTCCGCCAGAGCCTGTAGAGCACCGAAAGGTACACTGTGGTCGCCGCCAATGACGGCCACTCGCTTGCCTGCAGCCAGAGCCGCTTTCGCCTGCTCATATAGCCACTGGTTCACCCCTTCACAGGCCTGATTGATCGTTGCCAGAGTCTCCGACAGACTCGCATCGCCAGCAATGGCAATCCCTTTTTCGGTGGCTTCGATGATACGGGCAGCGTGCGATCGCATCTCCCCGTTCTGCTCCAAAATCCACCCTGGAATCTCCGGCATGAAGATTCCCTGCTGCCAGCCATCGGGGTTGTCTAGATCAAACAAATCAAGCTGGGGCGAGGCTTCTAGCACCCGATAAGGCCCCTGAGCTGCCCCAGCGTGGTAAGACACCGTAACCTCCCAGGGCACACCCAGCACCACAATGCCGGCTGAGTCGTAGTCGAACGGCAACCCATAGAGATTGCCGTTCTCTAGACCGACGCCGCTGGGGTTAAAGTTCGCAATGATCTCTTCGCGACTAGCCATTCAACATGTTCTTGATAAACGTAGGCAGGCAAAACGCTGCCTGGTGAATGTCGGCATTGTAATATTGCAGATTATTATTGACTGCAAACTCAGCCGCTCGGTTGCGATCATGATCGCTCATCGGGTGTGCTCCCCCCTTAGAGGCATAGGTAAAGCTCCACATGCCGGTTGGATAAGTGGGAATAAAGGCCAGATAGCAGTGAACGTGCTCCTGCCCAAAGATCCCTTTAAGACACGCATTCATGTCTACAAACGCCCGTTGGTTAAACCGAGGCGACTCGCTCTGAGCCGTCATCACCCCACCCGGCTTGAGGCAGCGGTAGACATCCTGATAAAAGTCCACGCTGAAAAGCCCTTCCGAAGGCCCTACGGGATCAGACGAGTCCACCACAATTAGGTCGTAGACCTCAGAAGGAGACTCACGAACGAACTTAATGCCGTCATCAATATGCAGCTCTAGCTTGGGGTGGTTCAGCGAGGAAGATAGCGTCGGCAAAAACTCCTGAGAGGCTTTGATAACGACCTCATCGATCTCCACCATCGTCACCTTTTCTACATCGTGGTGCTTGAGAATTTCGCGCACACTGCCGCCATCGCCGCCACCAATCACCAGCGCATTTTTGATGCTGGGATTGAGCAGCATGGGCACATGGATGATCATTTCGTGATAGGCGTTTTCGTCCTTTTCACTACACATCACCATGTTGTCTACGGTGAGCATTTTGCCGTATTCAAAGGTGTCGAAAATCTCAACAGTCTGAAAGGGAGACTTTTCGCGGAAGATGCGATCGCCTTTGTGGCGAATCGACAGCGCAATATTCTCATTGCGGTCAGTAAACCAAACGCTGCGGGTGAGCTTAGGCGTCACTAGCTTTTGCGTGGCTTCATCGCGCAGATCGCCCAGATCAACTGGGGACTTTTCTAACAGCTCAAGCTGGCCACGATTCAGCTCAATCGCGTTGCCGTGCTCGGCCTCAAAAGCCCGCTTCAGCACATCGTAGGAAATCCAGGGATTAACCGAATCGCCGCAGGTAAAGAGATCTACCGCTGCATAGCGATATTCCGGCCAGGTGTGGATGGCTAAGTGACTCTCTTGAATCACAACCACGCCAGACACCCCAAAAGGTGAGAAGTGGTGAAACACAGAGCTAATAATGGTTGCGCCCGCTTCTCCAGCAGCCGACAACATGCTGCTCTCGATGACTGGAACATCGTTGAGAATTTCGGTAGAGCATCCAAAAAACTCCACCAGAATGTGTCTACCTAAAGAGTTCATACCCAATTTCTGCCTCCAATAATCTGAGTGAAGTTTACAAGCATATAGAGCCGGTTTAACTCATCAATAAGTTGGGAATCCGGCAATTCAGACGCAGTCAAATCAAAGAAAGTTAGCTCAGGTAAAGAATGCTCCTAAACAAACTCAAAACCCTTGTGAAGCGATGCCCTAAAGGACTGCTTTGAAATACCTCAAAGAAGCAGACGTTTGAGAAGCGCGATCTGCTTAAAAAAACTATGTGTTTTAGACAACACTAAAAGCAATTTGGGTGGGGTCTTTTATATTACACGCCAGTCTATTAGTTTACAGGGGTTGTTCTCATTTGTGTATGGGCTTCTTGGAGGATTTAATGAGGTCGTTAGAATAAAGACAAGCAGTGGATAGCCCCACCATGACCCAACTCAGCCTCAAAAACCCCACCGACACCTGGATCTCTGCCACCTGGGAGGATTACCTTGAAATCCTTTCAGATCCGATCTTTGAGCAGGCAAAAGGCTACTACCACGAAGGATGCATGAGGCTAGAAATGTCTCCACTAGGCAATCCCCACTCCCGGGATCACGCATCTATAATCGGGGCCATCTATCTGTTTGCAGGTCTGAAGAACATAGACCTCGATGCCCACGACAACTGCACCTACCGCAAAGCAGTCTTTGAGGAGGCTCAGCCAGACGCCTCGTTCTATGTCGGGGCGAATGCTGAGGTGAGACAGTAGTAAACAAACAATTTTATGGCGCGATCGCACCTGACCCACCGCCTTGCCCAAGCCTATAGGTTAGCGGCCCAAGTCGGCACCTCTGGGCAGAGCCTTGAGAAAACCCTTGCAGATTCCCCCGCTGCGGCTGCCCAGCGTTTACCAAACTTGCCTGCTACTGCCGCTGCGCATCCTAAACCATTAGCCTCTGGAGATGCGCCCGTTCTAGTCGTCGGGGCTGGGCTGGCTGGGCTGGTCGTGGCATATAGGCTGCGGCAGGCAGGTATTCGCGCAGACGTAATTGAAGGACGCGATCGCATCGGTGGTCGTATTCTCAGTCTGCAAAACATCTTGGGAACAGGATTGACGGCAGAGATGGGTGGCGAGGTCTTTGACTCGGTGCACACCTGTTGCCTAGGGCTAGCAGCAGAACTGGGCCTGCCAATGGTAGATGCTTACGAGCTGCTGCCAGCAGATGCAGAGCCAACCTACTTCTTTGAGCGGCAGTGGGTTGAGCTAGATGACCTGATCAGCCATTTGCTGCCGCTCATTCCCAAGCTGCAGCCCGATCTAGATGCAGTGCAGCAGTTCTTGCAAACTAGCATTGCAACGGAGCGGGTGCAGGCCCTCGATCAGTTCTCGATCTGCGAGTACTTGACCACCCTAGAAGCCTCTCCCCTGCTGCAGTCGATTGTGCGAGTGGCCTACACGATTAAGTATGGGGTGGATGCTGAGGAGCAGTCTTGCCTCAATCTGTTGGCCTTTATTCAGCCCCGGTCGGGCGAGTTTAACCTGTTTGGCAGTAGCGACGAGCGCTATTTTCTCAAGGGCGGCAATGGTCAGCTGCCGCAGCACTTGGCGACAGTCGTGGCCGACTATATCGAGACTGGTACAGTGCTAGAAGCCTTACGTCAGCAGCCCGATGGTCGCTATCGGGTAAGCCTGCGGTCGGGATTGGGCACGTGCGATCGCACCTACGAGCGAGTCGTAATCACCATTCCCTTCAACCTGCTGCGCCACATTCCCCTGGGGGTTGAGCTGCCGCCGCGTCAGCGACAAGCCATCGATACTCTGGGCTCCAATAGCCCCACCAAGCTCATCACCGCCTACCGGCAAAAACGCTGGCTTACTCAGTACCGCAACAACGGCCTAATTCTCACCGATCTGCCAATGCAAAATGCCTGGGAGAGCAGCGGCAGCTTGCTATCGGCTGAAACCGGGCTATTGACCAACTATACAGGCGGGCATCACAGCCAGCAAATGTCTCGCACTGAACTGGCTGTGCAGACAGGGTCGGTGGTGAGCGATCTAGATCAGATCTTTCCGGGGCTAATTGAGGATTATCACAGCGCCGGAGCCGTCCGCAGCGAATGGCTCAGCGATAACTTTAGCCAGGGAGCCTATTCTTGCTACCGGGTGGGGCAGTGGACTACGCTCCACGGCAGCGAAGGGGGTCGGGTCGGCAACCTGTTTTTCGCTGGAGAACACTGCTCCCGCAATCACCAGGGCTATATGGAGGGAGCCTGCGAAACAGGGGAAGCTGTGGCGTTAGAACTGCTGTCAGACTTGCGATCGCTCAAAGACCAGTCTTAGAGCATTGGCCCCATTCAGTGCCCGCGTCAACAGCACAAACTTTACCAGTATAAACTTTCTGATACTGTGTAGCATTTTATACTGAGGAAGTTGCAAAAAACTTTATTAGCCCCTTATGCTTTCTTCACAATCTATCGATTAGATTGTACGAGAGCTGAAACAAACGCTCCCTAGCCCAAGCCACTATCCAGACTACGCTATACCGAACCTATATACTTATCGCTCCCAGTCCTTCGGGCTGGGAGCCCTTATTTTAAAGGAAGCTTTTCAAGGAAACCCAAGGAAACCTTTGTGCCACCGCAGCGAGTTTTGATTAGCCCAGAGCAGCGCCAGAGCCAGCAAATCGCCCTTAATGCGGCCCAGCAGCGGTACCTGCACCGGGTGTTGCGGCTGGGCCAAGGCGACCAGTTCATTGCTCTCGACGGCC
The window above is part of the Pseudanabaena sp. FACHB-2040 genome. Proteins encoded here:
- a CDS encoding agmatinase family protein is translated as MASREEIIANFNPSGVGLENGNLYGLPFDYDSAGIVVLGVPWEVTVSYHAGAAQGPYRVLEASPQLDLFDLDNPDGWQQGIFMPEIPGWILEQNGEMRSHAARIIEATEKGIAIAGDASLSETLATINQACEGVNQWLYEQAKAALAAGKRVAVIGGDHSVPFGALQALAEVTPEFGILHVDAHADLRYAYQGFKYSHASIMNNLLALPQMAKLVQVGIRDISHDEVALINASAGRIVTHYDSVLKEKRYAGVPWLELCNQIVSALPQQVYISFDADGLDPKLCPSTGTPVPGGLELEEAFCLFRQVIRSGRQIIGFDLCEVGDGEWDGNVGARAVYKLCNLMGLSDKQQG
- the speE gene encoding polyamine aminopropyltransferase, with translation MNSLGRHILVEFFGCSTEILNDVPVIESSMLSAAGEAGATIISSVFHHFSPFGVSGVVVIQESHLAIHTWPEYRYAAVDLFTCGDSVNPWISYDVLKRAFEAEHGNAIELNRGQLELLEKSPVDLGDLRDEATQKLVTPKLTRSVWFTDRNENIALSIRHKGDRIFREKSPFQTVEIFDTFEYGKMLTVDNMVMCSEKDENAYHEMIIHVPMLLNPSIKNALVIGGGDGGSVREILKHHDVEKVTMVEIDEVVIKASQEFLPTLSSSLNHPKLELHIDDGIKFVRESPSEVYDLIVVDSSDPVGPSEGLFSVDFYQDVYRCLKPGGVMTAQSESPRFNQRAFVDMNACLKGIFGQEHVHCYLAFIPTYPTGMWSFTYASKGGAHPMSDHDRNRAAEFAVNNNLQYYNADIHQAAFCLPTFIKNMLNG
- a CDS encoding Uma2 family endonuclease, whose product is MTQLSLKNPTDTWISATWEDYLEILSDPIFEQAKGYYHEGCMRLEMSPLGNPHSRDHASIIGAIYLFAGLKNIDLDAHDNCTYRKAVFEEAQPDASFYVGANAEVRQ
- a CDS encoding NAD(P)/FAD-dependent oxidoreductase; this translates as MARSHLTHRLAQAYRLAAQVGTSGQSLEKTLADSPAAAAQRLPNLPATAAAHPKPLASGDAPVLVVGAGLAGLVVAYRLRQAGIRADVIEGRDRIGGRILSLQNILGTGLTAEMGGEVFDSVHTCCLGLAAELGLPMVDAYELLPADAEPTYFFERQWVELDDLISHLLPLIPKLQPDLDAVQQFLQTSIATERVQALDQFSICEYLTTLEASPLLQSIVRVAYTIKYGVDAEEQSCLNLLAFIQPRSGEFNLFGSSDERYFLKGGNGQLPQHLATVVADYIETGTVLEALRQQPDGRYRVSLRSGLGTCDRTYERVVITIPFNLLRHIPLGVELPPRQRQAIDTLGSNSPTKLITAYRQKRWLTQYRNNGLILTDLPMQNAWESSGSLLSAETGLLTNYTGGHHSQQMSRTELAVQTGSVVSDLDQIFPGLIEDYHSAGAVRSEWLSDNFSQGAYSCYRVGQWTTLHGSEGGRVGNLFFAGEHCSRNHQGYMEGACETGEAVALELLSDLRSLKDQS